CGCGCCCTCGTTCAAGTCGAAAATGGCGACCTTGGCCCCCTCTTGGCCGAAACGCGCGCAAAGCGCCGCGCCGATGCCGCCGCCGCCGCCGGTGACGATCACAACTTTGTCTTTCAGTCCTTTCATCGTTAGTCTCCTTTCTGATCTATTGGGTACGGCACTTGATCATGCGCAGCGGCGTGTAGGTCATCACCACGGAGCCATCCTGCTTGACCACCTTGTTGAATGTGCGCACCAGGGCGCGCCCCGGGCGGCTATTGGAGCGGCGGGCTTCGATCACCTCGCATTCGACGTGGATGGTGTCGCCGGCGAAGACCGGTCCCTTGATGTCCAGCTCCATGTTGAGGAACGCGTAGCCGGTCTTCTGCATGGTGGACTGCGTCAGCAGACCCTCCGACACGCCGTACACCATCGAGCCCGGGGCCAAGCGGCCCTTGATGTCCGATTCATGCTTGATGAACTCCATGTCGGTGAACAGCACTTCCGTCATGTGGATGACGTTGATGAACGCGCATATGTCGGCGTCCTGGATGGTGCGGCCCACGGTCTTGAACTTGCGTCCGATGGGCAGGTCTTCGAAATACATGCCCAGGCCTACGGTTTCGATTTCTTCGCGGCTCATGAATGTCTCCTTGCAGGGGGGTTACTTTTTGGCGGGACGGCCCAGCAGGCCGTTCGAAATGATGTTGCGCTGGATCTGGTTGGTGCCTTCGATGATCTGCAGCACCTTGGCGTCCCGGAAATAGCGGTTGATGGGGTACTCGGACGAGATGCCGGCGGCGCCGAACAACTGCACGGCGTCGGTGGCGACTTTCATGGCGGTGTCGGAGGCAAAGCACTTCGCCATGGCCGCCACCGGCGCCAGTTCGCTCGCCGGCGCGCCGCTATCGACCAGCGACGCGGCGCGATATACCAGGTGTCGGGCCGCTTCGGTCTGTATGGCCATGTCGGCCAGCATCCAGCGCACGCCCTGGAATTCGCTGACCTGCTGGCCGAAGGCCGCGCGGTTGGTGACAAACTCCACGGCGTGGTCCAGCGCGCCCTGCGCCAGCCCGACGCCGCGCGCCCCGATGAGGGGGCGGCTGGCGTTGAAGGCCTCCATCACCGCCCTGAACCCGCCGCCCAGCATGTTTTCCTCGGGCACGAAAACGTTGTCCAGGAAGAGAGGGCAGGACGGCACACCGCGCGCGCCCATTTTTTCTTCCTTGCGGCCCACTTGCAGGCCCGGCGTGCCTTTCTCGACGACGAACAGGCTGATGCCGTCTTTTTCGCCTTCGCGATACTTGGCCGCCACCAGGATGAAGTCGGCGATGTCGGAATTCGTGCACCAGATCTTTGCGCCGTTGAGCGTGAAGCCGCCGTCGACCTTCTCGGCGCGCGTCTTGATGCCGCTGACGTCAGAACCGCTCTGGGCTTCGGTGGTGGAGAAGGCGCCGCGCAGTTCGCCGCTGGCCAGCCCGGGCAGGAGCCGGGCTTTCTGCGCTTCGGTGCCGCCATGCAGGATGGCGCCGAAGGGCACCCACTGCACCAGCAGCAGGTAGGCCGTGTTGTAGCAGACGCGGCCGAACTCCTCGATGGCCAGGCAGGCCGACAGCATGCTTCCCGCGCCGCCGTATTGCTCGGGAAAAGGCAGGGTGAAAAGCCCCAGATCCTTGAGCAGCTCAAACATGTCGTGCGGATACTCCGCCGTGCTGTCGATCTCGTTGGCGCGCGGCGCCACCTTTTCGCGGGCGACCCGCCGGATCAGGTCCTGGATCTGGCGCTGGTCGTCGTTCAGTGCGTACTGGCTGTGTTGCATGCGATGTTCCTGGTTTCGATGATGCGGGCGGCCTCCAGCGCCGCGATGTCGTCGGGCGACCTGCCCAGCAGCGCGGAAAGCACCTCAGCGGTGTGCTGGCCGCGCAGGGGCGGGGCAAAGCGGTACTCGACCGGCGTGCCGGACAGCCTGATCGGGTTGGCCACTACGCTGACCGTCGTGCCGCCGGGATGCGGCATCTCCACGCGCAGGCCGCGATGCACCACCTGCGGGTGTTCGAAGACTTGCGCGTAGTTGTTGATAGACCCGTTGGGCACTTCCGAATTTGCCAGGAGGCCCAGCCAGTGCGCCGAGGGTTGGGAGCGGAATATCGCCTCCAGCGTTTCGACCAGCGCGGCCCGGTTCACGTTGCGGTCGGGCATGCTAAGAAAGCGCGGATCGCCGGCCAGTTCAGGCGCGCGGATCAGCGCGCACAGCTTCCGGAACTGGCCATCGTTGCCGCAGCCGATGATGATGTGGCCGTCTGCGGTGGCGAAGGTCTGGTACGGTGCCAGGTTCGGGTGCTCGTTGCCCCAGCGGCGCGGGATGGCGCCGCTGGCGAAATAGCTGGCGATCTGGTTGGCGCCGAAATTGACCACGGTATCGAGTAACGCCACGTCGATGTGCTGGCCCAACCCCGTCGCGTGGCGGCCCTCGATGGCCGTAAGAATGCCGATGGTGGCGTTCAACCCCGTAAGCACGTCGGCCACGGCGATGGCCGATTTCATCGGCCCACCGCCCGGCTTGTCGTCGCGTTCGCCGGTAATGCTCATCAGCCCGCCTTCGCCCTGGAAGATGAAGTCGTAACCGGGCAGGTGGGAATAGGGGCCATCCTGTCCGTACCCGGTTATGGAGCAATAGACCAGGCGCGGATTTAGCTCGCGCAGCTCGGCATACGACAGGCCGTAGCGGGCCAGGTCGCCCACCTTGTAGTTCTCGACCAGCACGTCGCTTTGCTGCGCCAGCTCGCGCACAAGCGCCTGGCCTTGTTCGGTCGCGATATCGATGGCGATGGAACGCTTGTTGCGGTTGGCCGACGTGAAATAGGCCGAATCGCCGACGCGCTCGCCGGATTCATTATTGATCCAGGGCGGTCCCCAGTGCCGGGTGTCGTCGCCTAGCACGGGGCGCTCGACCTTGATGACGTCGGCGCCCATGTCCGCCAGCATTTGGGTGCACCATGGGCCGGCCAACACACGGGTGAGGTCCAGGATGCGCAGATGGGATAGAGATCCAGGCATGTCGCTTGCTCTGATTGAACTGTCGTTCATATTTACGAATGATGTTTATGATTCTATATACGAAGCCGATCGGGCACAATCGATTTTCCCGGTTTCGGTGGCTTAATACAACATGATGTTGATATATGAAGCAAGAATTCAATCCAACTGGATGCCCGAGTCCTGCACGACTTTCTTCCATCGTTCGATCTCGGCGCTCAGGAAAGTCCGGAACTCCTGTGGCGATGTGGCCTTGGCCACCGCGCCCTGCGACGCCAACCGTGCCGTCACCTCGGAGTCCTTCAGCGCCACGACATAGGCATGGTTCACGCGCGCGATCACCTCGGGCGGCGTGCCGGCGGGCGCCATCAGGGCCTGCCATGCGCCCATCTGGAATCCGGGCAATATCACTTCCGAGGCCGTCGGGACGTCCGGCAACAGGGCAGAGCGCTGCATGCCGGTGACGGCCAGCGCCTTGACGCGGCCGTCCCTGACGTATGGATACGCCGAATTGATCGGATCTGCGAATAGGTCGAGACGGCCTGCGACGAAGTCCGGGAACGCTCCTGCGCCTCCCTTGTACGGAATATGCGTGGCCTCGATGCCGGCCGCCTGCAGCAGTACGAACATGGCGAGGTGCGTCAGGTTGCCGGTGCCCGAGGAGCCGTAGTTGAGCTTGCCGGGGTGCTGCCTGGCATACGCCTTGAGATCCGCCACATTGGCCACGCCCAGCGGATTGCTCGCCATGATCAGCAACGGCTGGTCGATCAGCAACGATACCGGCTCCAGGTTCTTGTCCAGGGCGTACGAAACCTTCTGGCCGAACGCGGCGGTAAAGCCTAGGGCTGAGGTACTGTGCAATAGCGTGTAGCCGTCGGGCGCCGCCTGGGCCACGGTCTCGGCGCCGATATTGCCGTTCGCCCCGGGCCGATTCTCCACCACAACCGGCGTGCCCAGGCTG
The Achromobacter xylosoxidans A8 genome window above contains:
- a CDS encoding MaoC family dehydratase gives rise to the protein MSREEIETVGLGMYFEDLPIGRKFKTVGRTIQDADICAFINVIHMTEVLFTDMEFIKHESDIKGRLAPGSMVYGVSEGLLTQSTMQKTGYAFLNMELDIKGPVFAGDTIHVECEVIEARRSNSRPGRALVRTFNKVVKQDGSVVMTYTPLRMIKCRTQ
- a CDS encoding acyl-CoA dehydrogenase family protein gives rise to the protein MQHSQYALNDDQRQIQDLIRRVAREKVAPRANEIDSTAEYPHDMFELLKDLGLFTLPFPEQYGGAGSMLSACLAIEEFGRVCYNTAYLLLVQWVPFGAILHGGTEAQKARLLPGLASGELRGAFSTTEAQSGSDVSGIKTRAEKVDGGFTLNGAKIWCTNSDIADFILVAAKYREGEKDGISLFVVEKGTPGLQVGRKEEKMGARGVPSCPLFLDNVFVPEENMLGGGFRAVMEAFNASRPLIGARGVGLAQGALDHAVEFVTNRAAFGQQVSEFQGVRWMLADMAIQTEAARHLVYRAASLVDSGAPASELAPVAAMAKCFASDTAMKVATDAVQLFGAAGISSEYPINRYFRDAKVLQIIEGTNQIQRNIISNGLLGRPAKK
- a CDS encoding CaiB/BaiF CoA transferase family protein, producing MPGSLSHLRILDLTRVLAGPWCTQMLADMGADVIKVERPVLGDDTRHWGPPWINNESGERVGDSAYFTSANRNKRSIAIDIATEQGQALVRELAQQSDVLVENYKVGDLARYGLSYAELRELNPRLVYCSITGYGQDGPYSHLPGYDFIFQGEGGLMSITGERDDKPGGGPMKSAIAVADVLTGLNATIGILTAIEGRHATGLGQHIDVALLDTVVNFGANQIASYFASGAIPRRWGNEHPNLAPYQTFATADGHIIIGCGNDGQFRKLCALIRAPELAGDPRFLSMPDRNVNRAALVETLEAIFRSQPSAHWLGLLANSEVPNGSINNYAQVFEHPQVVHRGLRVEMPHPGGTTVSVVANPIRLSGTPVEYRFAPPLRGQHTAEVLSALLGRSPDDIAALEAARIIETRNIACNTASTH
- a CDS encoding Bug family tripartite tricarboxylate transporter substrate binding protein codes for the protein MKFTYMLAATLVGGLILAPLAPAAAEAVYPSKPIRVIVPFAAGGATDQVARLLATKVSASLGTPVVVENRPGANGNIGAETVAQAAPDGYTLLHSTSALGFTAAFGQKVSYALDKNLEPVSLLIDQPLLIMASNPLGVANVADLKAYARQHPGKLNYGSSGTGNLTHLAMFVLLQAAGIEATHIPYKGGAGAFPDFVAGRLDLFADPINSAYPYVRDGRVKALAVTGMQRSALLPDVPTASEVILPGFQMGAWQALMAPAGTPPEVIARVNHAYVVALKDSEVTARLASQGAVAKATSPQEFRTFLSAEIERWKKVVQDSGIQLD